In Zingiber officinale cultivar Zhangliang chromosome 8B, Zo_v1.1, whole genome shotgun sequence, a single genomic region encodes these proteins:
- the LOC122015868 gene encoding F-box/kelch-repeat protein At5g60570-like has translation MQGTLRGMELQLGKMGTMSATLNYLLQILGSFSPDCGSLHKYLLDCLLLTNNRSLLGEEKDMFDKDVNVDSLNIRGLKGKRLTVKIQTGDSRTDQRSNDSFFPGLYDDVALVCLAFICRSDYPSLACLNRRFNSLIRSGCLYKLRRQHGVMEHWVYLACSLMPWEAFDPFRRRWMRLPRMPCDDCFSCADKESLAVGTQLLVFGREVIGFVIWVYSLIRRDWSRCKPMNLPRCLFGSGSSGEIAIVAGGSDSLGRTSKCVEMYNSETGAWETLPDMNVPRRLCSGFFMDGKFYVIGGMSNHTDSLTCGEEYNLQTRTWRRIRDMYPGGNRATQSPPLVAVVNNQLYAADQSTNEVKKYDKANNTWNVVRRLPVRADYSNGWGLAFKACDDKLLVIGGHRGPQGEVIILHYWRPEDGNASGTEWAVLSIRERAGAFVYNCAIMGC, from the coding sequence ATGCAAGGAACCCTCAGAGGAATGGAACTACAACTTGGCAAGATGGGAACCATGAGTGCCACTCTAAATTATCTATTACAGATTTTAGGATCTTTTAGTCCGGATTGTGGTTCTTTGCACAAGTATTTATTGGATTGCTTACTTTTAACAAATAATCGGAGCTTATTGGGGGAGGAGAAGGATATGTTTGACAAAGATGTGAATGTTGATAGCTTGAATATTAGAGGCTTAAAAGGTAAAAGGCTTACGGTGAAGATTCAAACTGGAGATAGTCGTACTGATCAAAGATCGAATGATAGTTTTTTTCCTGGACTCTATGATGATGTTGCACTAGTTTGTTTGGCCTTCATATGTAGGTCTGATTACCCTTCACTTGCCTGTCTGAATAGAAGGTTTAACTCACTGATTCGTAGTGGTTGTCTTTATAAATTAAGGAGACAGCACGGTGTTATGGAACACTGGGTTTACCTGGCATGTAGTTTGATGCCTTGGGAAGCATTTGATCCTTTCAGGCGCAGATGGATGAGGTTGCCAAGGATGCCATGTGACGATTGCTTCTCTTGTGCAGATAAGGAATCTCTAGCTGTGGGAACCCAGCTACTTGTTTTTGGCCGTGAAGTAATAGGCTTCGTTATTTGGGTGTACAGTTTGATAAGGCGTGACTGGTCTAGATGCAAACCTATGAACTTACCTCGTTGCCTTTTTGGATCTGGAAGCTCTGGGGAAATCGCTATTGTTGCTGGCGGAAGTGATTCGCTTGGACGCACTTCAAAGTGTGTGGAGATGTACAATTCGGAGACTGGTGCTTGGGAGACTCTACCAGATATGAATGTCCCAAGGAGATTATGTTCTGGCTTCTTTATGGATGGAAAATTTTATGTTATAGGGGGCATGTCAAACCATACAGATTCTTTAACCTGTGGTGAGGAATATAATCTTCAAACAAGGACATGGCGAAGAATTAGGGACATGTATCCTGGTGGTAATCGAGCTACTCAATCCCCTCCTCTTGTTGCTGTTGTAAATAATCAGCTTTATGCTGCAGATCAATCTACAAATGAGGTAAAGAAGTACGACAAGGCAAATAACACCTGGAACGTTGTAAGGCGATTGCCTGTGAGAGCCGACTACTCAAATGGTTGGGGCCTTGCTTTCAAAGCATGTGACGATAAACTGTTAGTGATTGGTGGCCATAGAGGACCTCAAGGTGAAGTAATTATTCTGCACTATTGGCGTCCTGAAGATGGAAATGCAAGTGGAACAGAGTGGGCTGTGCTTTCTATTCGAGAAAGAGCTGGCGCTTTTGTCTACAATTGTGCAATAATGGGTTGCTAA